In the genome of Neodiprion pinetum isolate iyNeoPine1 chromosome 2, iyNeoPine1.2, whole genome shotgun sequence, one region contains:
- the LOC124213315 gene encoding uncharacterized protein: protein MFYIQPPRGVLAFNTLTSCIDTRIDYLELVYDNKIDSFEGNIEYLFEGSKYDRTGHFTLRLLASTSNDLWAYWVTRETILLEYRLGHVSQRQIHRMFKNIQNSVESTMEYDPLHAALHKISTFFLQRDIFSHIIGKNHSNYCEDYSVKLKFQTVPDLIKKRLVDLREGDAIIFCSRWKQLIKSLFKSLLSRDKANLEKGCLTNMIKSDPRLNFIHQRIELRLMKGGQIGNSRITVNNIDSEVYNFPLCMSHLHFTLRRLHRLSHNARFYYSLFLKDSGMTVDESLVFWRLEYSQPHTCTCSCSHNWQSDTRRFTYSIRHLYGLEGSRKNYNTPNCSVICNNTNGPKYEGGCPFKSFDRDKLKELLRRVMKQSNMDSYLDTFSKQKPEVACASFLKSQRMKNIDNTFINSPVQYYQLMKEYD from the exons ATGTTCTACATCCAACCCCCGAGAGGGGTTCTCGCCTTCAACACACTGACGTCCTGTATTGACACACGGATCGACTACCTCGAACTTGTTTACGACAACAAAATTGACAGTTTTGAGGGCAACATAGAATATCTATTCGAGGGTTCAAAATATGACAGAACTGGCCATTTCACTTTGAG ACTCCTGGCCTCAACATCCAACGATTTGTGGGCCTACTGGGTGACAAGGGAAACGATTTTGCTCGAATATAGGCTGGGTCATGTCTCCCAGAGACAGATACACCGCATGTTCAAAAATATCCAAAACTCTGTAGAGTCGACAATGGAATATGACCCACTCCACGCAGCGCTGCACAAAATTAGCACATTCTTTTTGCAACGAGATATATTCTCTCATATAATTGGTAAAAATCATTCCAACTACTGCGAAGACTACAGCGTAAAAC TCAAATTCCAGACAGTACCAGATTTGATAAAGAAAAGGCTTGTCGATCTTCGAGAGGGCGAtgcaataatattttgttCAAGATGGAAACAGCTCATCAAATCATTATTCAAGTCTCTCCTATCGAGAGATAAAGCTAATCTGGAGAAAGGATGCCTGACAAACATGATAAAGTCGGACCCTCGATTGAACTTTATCCACCAAAGAATAGAGTTGCGATTGATGAAAGGGGGGCAGATCGGAAATAGTAGAATAACTGTCAATAACATAGATTCGGAAGTTTATAACTTTCCCCTGTGTATGAGCCATTTACACTTCACACTACGCCGGCTTCATAGACTCAGTCACAATGCACGATTTTACTATAGTCTGTTCTTGAAAGACAGTGGAATGACTGTCGACGAATCCCTAGTATTCTGGAGACTTGAATACTCACAGCCTCACACATGTACTTGCTCATGCTCTCACAACTGGCAGTCCGATACTCGTAGATTCACTTATAGTATCAGGCATTTGTATGGGCTTGAAggttctcgcaaaaattataACACTCCAAATTGCAGTGTCATTTGC aataataCAAATGGGCCAAAGTACGAGGGTGGTTGCCCTTTCAAAAGCTTTGACAGAGACAAGCTGAAAGAGCTACTAAGACGTGTTATGAAGCAGAGTAACATGGACTCATATCTGGATACTTTTTCGAAACAGAAACCGGAAGTTGCCTGCGCATCTTTCTTGAAATCGCAACGCATGAAAAACATTGACAACACATTTATTAACAGCCCGGTACAGTATTATCAGCTAATGAAAGAATACGATTGA
- the LOC124213318 gene encoding armadillo repeat-containing protein 1: MDDFVDKDQLRETIETYNKLAENFSNHDTMLKDKTVLSYLAYVLEMPDTEVVKLALDTLEMFVKNVENYCHITSTFGVREALDSVINKHAENDPKLAKQARCIKDDIERLKPPIYNLHSRCRRIIEPKKLQTHVIVLHVHGLLPETRAELEATLIRIDGLISLVVDVEHQRVTMRTLSSLTARQIAEIIQNNTENMEARLVTRNKYNQEFLVKLVNTEAGDCEELPEYLPEEDEREEEKDGVVSLFTGLRQSASSLYRSTTEFLQNSFYW, from the exons ATGGATGATTTTGTGGACAAAGATCAATTAAGGGAAACTATCGAGACGTATAATAAATTGGCCgagaatttttccaatcacgACACTATGCTAAAA GATAAAACCGTCCTCTCCTACCTGGCTTATGTCCTCGAAATGCCGGATACGGAGGTCGTTAAACTCGCACTTGACACCCTCGAGATGTTCGttaaaaacgttgaaaacTACTGTCACATAACCTCTACTTTTGGTGTCAGAGAGGCACTCGATTCTGTTATTAACAAACACGCTGAGAACGATCCGAAGCTCGCTAAACAGGCTAGGTGCATCAAAGACGATATCGAACGACTAAAACCACCTATCTACAACCTGCATAGTCGATGCCGGCGAATCATTGAGCCTAAGAAACTACAAACTCATGTCATCGTCCTCCACGTACACGGACTGCTCCCG gAAACTCGAGCTGAATTAGAAGCTACTTTGATACGAATTGACGGACTGATATCGCTCGTTGTTGACGTCGAACATCAGCGAGTTACTATGCGAACTCTGAGTAGCCTCACAGCTCGGCAAATtgctgaaattattcaaaacaaCACCGAGAATATGGAGGCTAGGCTagtaacaaggaataaatACAACCAGGAGTTTTTAGTTAAGCTG GTAAATACAGAGGCCGGAGATTGTGAAGAACTACCTGAATATTTGCCAGAAGAGGATGAACGGGAGGAAGAAAAGGACGGTGTGGTTTCTCTTTTTACTGGTCTACGTCAGAGCGCTTCCTCGCTATACAGATCGACCAcagaatttcttcaaaactcTTTTTACTGGTGA
- the LOC124213319 gene encoding magnesium-dependent phosphatase 1, whose product MSTDKRPRVIVFDLDYTLWPFWVDTHVTPPFRKGNGDQVVDALNHKIKYYPEVPEVLKELVKDGYELGVASRTGEIQGANQLLNLLGWDKYFTYKEIYPGCKVTHFSKIQKNSGVNLADMLFFDDEQRNIKDLTKMGVTSILVRNGVNKEVVQNGLRQFAQ is encoded by the exons ATGTCGACTGACAAAAGGCCACGCGTAATCGTTTTTGACTTAG ATTATACTTTATGGCCGTTCTGGGTCGACACTCACGTAACGCCTCCCTTCAGGAAAGG AAACGGTGATCAAGTAGTAGACGCTCTGaatcataaaattaaatactACCCTGAAGTACCGGAGGTTCTAAAGGAGCTGGTAAAAGACGGTTATGAACTAGGAGTGGCATCGCGCACCGGAGAAATTCAGGGAGCTAATCAACTGCTGAATCTTTTAGGCTGGGATAAGTATTTCACATACAAGGAAATTTATCCTGGCTGTAAAGTAACACATTTCTCAAA AATCCAAAAAAATTCTGGCGTCAATCTAGCTGATATGCTATTTTTTGACGATGAGCAAAGAAACATCAAGGATTTAACAAAAATGGGTGTAACGTCAATTTTGGTTCGCAATGGTGTTAATAAAGAAGTTGTTCAAAATGGTCTACGACAATTCGCACAGTAG